The genomic interval AGTAATGGAAGAGTGCatgttttaagttttaacatGGTTATAGCTCCTCATGTATTTCTATAAGTTTCGATCAGTTATTAACCCCTGCCAGTACGTACGCGCGTACTTGAAGCATGCAGTACATGTCTGGGTCTTTGAGTTGGCTTGGTGTACCTCACTAGGTCGATCTGGTGTGTGAATCTGTCGACTGATATGTGAACCCAACCAAGAGACCCGACTTGACCGCAGAGTTACCCAGTTAAATTTCAGGTCTGCAATCAATATAATCCAGTCGATATGCAGAAGAGCTAGTTTTCTGCAGCACAAAAAGACATAGACTATAAACGCTTATTCAGCTCAGCATCAAAGATCAATATGATACACGACAATATGTAGCAAAAGATCTTAATGATATCAAAATTCTGAAAACCGATATGTGGCTGATCCAAATTATTGAGACGTAGTAAGTACATAATTGGGCAGAATGAAACATACTTATCTTTTCTCATCTTGTAATTCattgacatatatattttgaagGTAATGACTTGGTGATCATGATTTTATATCTAGTGTCCAATCTGCCATTCATGTGTATATGTTGTAATTAAGTATTCAGTACCCGACATTATCAGTAGATTAAACTATGTTGGAACTCCAACACAATAAATAATTTTCCTCTCTTATGTAATAATATTCCATTATTGTTGGCCGGTAAGACGCAACTCGATCTGTAAATTGGGTTTCGCTGCCGGACACATGCGGGAAGCTGGCTCAGGTACGTGCAACTTTGATGATATCTAAACTATATAGATTAAGATTAAGACTGAGAAACTAACCTGCATAATTAACAACTGTGTTTTAGCTACTAACTAAAGCTTGTCGTAGAGAACACAGTTTAAGTTcattataagtttataacaaTGACCAAGATACATCGACGAAAATCTGTCCAATGGTATGATTTTCTTACTGCATTTTAAGAGCGAGTTACCTAATTGGGGTGGTGGTTGTTACCTAATATACGGTAACAAAGTTGCAGGCGAAGTTTCTATTCATTGCCTCAACTCTGGGAAACAGGTACGACTAACTCATAGCCAGGAGGTCCTGCTTTCATTTTCTCATTATGTATTAATTTCTTCGAAAGTGAGTTTCATGTTCGAGCATGAACTGTCGTTTCCCTAATAATTCTGGAGGACTCTGCAAATATTGCAGTCGGTCGACTTTTATGTGAACTCGACCGAGTCCGGGTTAACCGCCGAGCTTGCCCAGTTTATATTACTATAAATCCAATGATTGACCAAAACCGTAAACACGTTCAcgattattttgtttttccagttttgttttatctttccaaaaaaagaaaaattaaaaattttcaTTCTGTGAATGAACTTACACGGAACTAATTTTAACCGTCGATCAGAACAGAGGTTTATTTCATTAATTAATCATTTTTTGACTTTTAACCCAAACAAATTCCGTTGACTCAAATGATTGCTGAATATAAAACATAGGTTTCTTAAGTATTACACAAACAAGAGGTTAAGAATTAAATGAGAGAGGGAATGGGGGAGGATATCTCCATTGAAATTAACCCCTTCCCCCGAATGCTGCCCTATTTTAAACCTTAAGTCAAATTGGGGATGTCCAACTCCAACATATATGTCATAGATTTTTCGGTTTGGCAATTTTATATTTCCCCAAATGGACAATTGGGTATATGAGTATATCCCATATCTGATTTGATAGTTACATGAATTGGGGTACGTTCATGAACTCAATCTTTGCTTAAAGACTGTATATGCCCTTAGGTAGAGCTTGATTAAGCCTTAATACTACAATTTCATGCACACTCAAGTAACCCAACTTGCTAAAAAAGCTATCATGAATGGCATTTGATTGCTTTGAAGAAAGTAGGATGTGAAGGTTTTCACTAGGTATCCAAACCATGATTACTACCCTAAGTTGGCCAAAACTCTCTCATAAGGTATGTGAGTAATTTCCTTACCTTAAAACAAGAATCTATTTTTTGTCGTGAGTTCTGAATGAGCAATCACATCAGGCTAAATTCTGATagtaaatgaaatgaaatcGAACGATAAATAATTCTACACTTGTCTTGCTACAAGTAAAGTGGCATGGAAAGACCTCAATGAAAATTTTCACAAAGTACAGTGAAGAAGAAGGTGAGCAAGACTAGGCATTGTTCTCCACGTCCCTTTGTTCTAGGGTTTAGTATAGTGGGACGTAGACATTCATCGTTTCGAGAGGCGGAGTTGGACAATTGAAACATCTTTGGGTGCTTTGACGTCCAAGGCCCGGCAACACCGTCTTTCCCGCCTTTAACGGAGGCGGACGACCCAAAATTACTAGTGCCCACagagtagaagaagaaaaaaaaaataccaatctcatccccaaaaaaaaaaaagtcaaaccaGTCCTTTTTCCTCTCTCCTTTCTTCTCCTTTCTTCTCCTCTATTTAACTTCTTCACTCTCCAAACCAAACCCTCCTTCCCCCTCTCCACtctatctttctctttctctctttctcggCTTTTGCTTAGCTTTTACACTGACTCAACCTTTAACAGAACCCACATTACAACCTCCGACCCTCAAATCTCACTTCCTCATTGCTTCTCTTTCCCGAACCATTTCTTCCTCTGTTCTGTTTCTTCAAAACGAAGAAAGCATTAAAACATGGAGAACAACTTCTTCCTCAACGCCGGAATCCCTCCCACGCTGCACTTTGAACCGGCGCAGTCAATGCCTTCGTGGCGTTCTTTGTCAACTGCAATGGACATTCAATCCGCCGACCAGAATTTCTCGTCGGCGCGATCGCCGGAGCGCTTCTACAATCCCAACTGGGACAAACTTTCAACCGACCACCAAAATGTCCACTTCGAGTCCGCCCTGAGCTCAATGGTGTCTTCTCCGGTAGCGTCGAACCTCAACATCTCAAATGAGAGCATTGTCATCAGAGAACTGATAGGAAAACTCGGCAGCATTGGCAACGGTGCCAATGAGATCTCAGCTACCGTTAATCCCGGTAACAATTCTTACATGGGCGGTGGAAATGGCAGCACCAACACTTCATGCTACAGCACTCCTCTGAATTCTCCTCCAAAACTGAACTTGCCGATCATGGATCATTTGGCCAAGGAGCAGCTACCCAGTTTGGGAAAGACGTCGATGCCATTGAACTCCAGCGTGGCGGAGTTCTCAGCTGACCCCGGATTTGCAGAGAGGGCGGCAAAGTTCTCGTGCTTTGGAAGCAGGAGTTTCAATGGCAGAACCACCCAGCAGCTTGGAACGCAGACCAACAATTCTGAAGTTGGTTATAGATCTAATCAACTAATGGGGAATGGGAATAAACTCCCTAGAGTTTGGAGCAGCCCTTCTCTTAAGGAGCTTGGATCTCAGATGGAACAGAGGAGTTCCCAATTCCCCAATTCTCGAGAAGAATCCAAATCTACTGTAGTGTCtgaacaacaacaacacccAAATGGGGAGACAGGGATGGTACCTTCTTCTTCCACTGATTTAAGCTCCAGGAAAAGAAAAGCAGCTTCCAAGGGAAAAGCCAAGGACCCAATAAAGGTAAAAACTGCAAACATGTCCAATTTTTACCCAATTTCCCATTTTGATTTAGTCAGGATCGgcatttaaatttttgacCATGACAACTACAGGTGGCTGAAGCTAGTGATGTTTCGAATTTGAATGCCAAGCGTTGCAAGGGAAACGAGAATGGGAACAATGAAAATGGCTCTGTTAAAGCAGAGGAAGATACAAAGGGGTGTACTAGTTCCGATGAGAAACTGGGGAAGACTGGTGCAAAGCCGCCGGAGCCGCTCAAGGACTATATTCATGTACGAGCAAGAAGGGGCCAAGCAACTGACAGCCATAGTTTAGCTGAAAGGGTAAGAATTAGGGGTTATATTGCGCCATTTTCACTGTTCTCAAGCTCTCATGCTAACAATGTGTGAAAATTCAATAGGTTCGAAGAGAGAAGATCAGCGAAAGAATGAAGCTTTTACAAGATCTTGTGCCGGGTTGCAATAAGGTGACCGGAAAAGCACTTATGCTAGACGAGATTATAAATTACGTGCAGTCATTACAGCGTCAAGTTGAGGTAGAaaaatttatcattttcaGTGATCATATAAAGTCAAAGCCAATGATTTTGATGGCAGATTCCCTAATATGTTTATCTAATGCATGTTCCTTTTGCAGTTTCTCTCCATGAAGTTGTCTTCTGTGAATACCATGATGGATTTTAACATGGATGCTCTAATGTCAAAAGAGGTAGGTTTGATGGTTTTATTCCCTCCACAAAACCAATGGCtatgtattattattttttgttctttgtgtttttgtttcaaacttagtCTGAATTGGGTTTTGCTGGTTTTAGATTTTTCAACAACAAAGTAGTTCTTTGCCACACCCAATATTCCCATCAGATTCCTCGGCACAAGCCATATATGGTCACCAGCAAAATCCAGCACATTGCTCAGTCGACCCTTTAGATTCTCCACTTTGCCAAAGCCTGGGGATGCAATTACCTCCCCTTAATGCTTATACTGAATCCATGCCTCAGGTAATTAGCCTCTGTTTCCATGGATTAAgtaaaaagttttttttttatctttttaccCGGTTTGAGCAACTGTCTAACTGTGTCTGGTTTGTGGCCCTGGTTTGTAATCTTTTGCAGTATCCAGCATTTGGTGAAGATGATCTGCAGTCCATTGTGCAAATGGGTTTTAGCCAAAATCCAAATAAAGAAACAGAGTTTCATGGTAAGTAAAAAAAGATGAATTACTGTTTGATCAAATCCCTACCTGTATACTGTGaatcataaatttataatgAGAATGTGTTTATTGGTGCAGGTTCAAACCAAGCATCCCACATGAAAATTGAGCTCTGACCACAATTATATGTCAGCCCCTTGATAATGGAGAGAAGGGCTGCTTCTGCTATTGTACATACAAGATATAATTTGAAGAACATTGAATCAAGGCTACTGTTACTAAGTCTTTTATCCTTTGCTTGGTACCAAGCCCCCATTGAAGAGGAGCATTATTTTTCTTACTGTCTTAATCATTTTCATCTTCCTTTCCAGTGTAATTTTTGTTGCCTAATTTTTTCTGGGGAGAGCTTTGTCATTAAGGGTAAGATAACAatgctaattaattaattaattaattagagaAAGAGATCTTTATCATTGCAATGAGAACTACTCTATGCTCCTAGCTTGCTTAAATTTCCACACAGGTCATGTCAGTTTGGTCACTGTGAAAATTTCTGTAATCTTCTGGATTTGATTCTTACCTGTGTTGTAACCAGCTGTATTAGTAGGGCCTTTGCTCCTCAAAAAAGTCTATAATTTGAATGATTAAGACAATTGGGTATAACTTATGAGAAGTTCTTGTGTGAGGCGAACGCACCACGTGGCGGTGGGGCTGTCCAATAAGGACAAAACAGAGGGCTGTTTTTGGTATTGTGTTGGAAACAAATGGGGGCAAAATAGAAACTTGTGAATAAATTGCTGCATTTTTATTGGGCTGCCCCATAGCCACGTGGTAGGGGAGTCCGCACCTAAGAATTTTTCATAACTTATATATCTTAGAGCTGGGGTCAACCATAATTTCTGGCACATTTCTGGGCTCTGTAATTTTCACAGGTTATCCCAAACACAGAAGCTTCTGTTCCCtttttactgttacagaaTAGAAAATTGAATTATGCAGAGGACAGGTTACAAGTTAAGAAGTTAGAACCACCCCATTAGACAGAGATTA from Argentina anserina chromosome 2, drPotAnse1.1, whole genome shotgun sequence carries:
- the LOC126782628 gene encoding transcription factor bHLH62, producing MENNFFLNAGIPPTLHFEPAQSMPSWRSLSTAMDIQSADQNFSSARSPERFYNPNWDKLSTDHQNVHFESALSSMVSSPVASNLNISNESIVIRELIGKLGSIGNGANEISATVNPGNNSYMGGGNGSTNTSCYSTPLNSPPKLNLPIMDHLAKEQLPSLGKTSMPLNSSVAEFSADPGFAERAAKFSCFGSRSFNGRTTQQLGTQTNNSEVGYRSNQLMGNGNKLPRVWSSPSLKELGSQMEQRSSQFPNSREESKSTVVSEQQQHPNGETGMVPSSSTDLSSRKRKAASKGKAKDPIKVAEASDVSNLNAKRCKGNENGNNENGSVKAEEDTKGCTSSDEKLGKTGAKPPEPLKDYIHVRARRGQATDSHSLAERVRREKISERMKLLQDLVPGCNKVTGKALMLDEIINYVQSLQRQVEFLSMKLSSVNTMMDFNMDALMSKEIFQQQSSSLPHPIFPSDSSAQAIYGHQQNPAHCSVDPLDSPLCQSLGMQLPPLNAYTESMPQYPAFGEDDLQSIVQMGFSQNPNKETEFHGSNQASHMKIEL